The following are encoded in a window of uncultured Ilyobacter sp. genomic DNA:
- a CDS encoding ABC transporter permease, translated as MSFWMAWKMIWENKRRSLFSLCGVLMGISSIIVIFSLAEGGKALIKSDLSTLAENRIMIGGENLSARDGKIIEDIPFVKYAFFPDARRDTGELILTGYSKKSLSAMGYPSNLKEREILLEEKASEKFFGDANPTGKEIELGDRKEKYLIRGVYKEKNPLESDVERKTGILSLESLERMTGIKRFTRVVVSFYDGEDGEKMASLVISRLKKSHGGRGEYILMENSGKYKKVEKIKKTLNIFLAAIGLVALIMGGLGISNLMAAMVRERTPHIGILRAMGAGKNFIMAIFMAEASFISVTGGILGIVAGIGGSLALGRLIDIPPVFTGRHILMTFIVSAILGVAFGIYPAKKAADMETVEALRG; from the coding sequence ATGAGTTTCTGGATGGCGTGGAAGATGATATGGGAGAACAAAAGAAGAAGTCTTTTTTCCCTTTGCGGGGTGCTCATGGGGATAAGCTCTATAATAGTGATATTCTCCCTGGCTGAGGGCGGGAAGGCGCTCATAAAAAGTGATTTATCTACCCTGGCGGAAAACAGAATAATGATAGGGGGAGAAAATTTATCTGCAAGAGACGGGAAAATAATCGAAGATATTCCCTTTGTAAAATACGCATTTTTTCCAGATGCCAGAAGGGACACAGGTGAACTCATCCTCACTGGATACTCTAAGAAATCCCTCTCAGCAATGGGATATCCCAGCAACCTAAAAGAGAGGGAGATACTGCTAGAGGAAAAGGCTTCTGAGAAGTTCTTTGGCGACGCCAATCCAACAGGGAAAGAGATAGAACTGGGAGACAGGAAAGAAAAGTACCTCATAAGGGGTGTCTATAAAGAGAAAAACCCTCTGGAATCCGATGTTGAAAGAAAAACCGGGATACTGTCTCTTGAAAGCCTGGAGAGAATGACAGGTATAAAGAGGTTTACCAGGGTGGTGGTGTCATTCTACGACGGGGAAGACGGGGAAAAAATGGCCTCCCTAGTGATATCGAGACTGAAAAAATCCCACGGAGGGCGTGGTGAGTACATTCTCATGGAAAACTCCGGCAAGTACAAAAAGGTAGAGAAGATAAAAAAGACTCTGAATATATTTCTGGCTGCCATAGGACTGGTGGCCTTAATCATGGGGGGGCTAGGTATAAGCAACCTCATGGCGGCCATGGTCCGTGAGAGGACACCACACATAGGGATACTCCGTGCCATGGGGGCGGGGAAGAACTTCATCATGGCCATCTTTATGGCAGAGGCCTCCTTTATATCTGTAACAGGCGGGATACTTGGGATAGTCGCTGGTATAGGGGGCTCCCTTGCACTGGGTAGGCTCATAGATATACCCCCTGTGTTTACAGGAAGGCACATTTTGATGACCTTTATAGTATCGGCTATACTGGGGGTGGCCTTTGGGATCTATCCTGCCAAGAAGGCTGCAGATATGGAGACTGTGGAGGCTTTGAGGGGATAA
- a CDS encoding GxxExxY protein: protein MNKILYKELSYEIVGMAMDVYNELGYGFLEKVYENALMVMFEDKNIKAEQQKDISVKFKGRIVGNYVADVLVEDKVILELKSVSKLADIHKAQVSNYLKATGVKLGIILNFGSEKLEFQRVVL from the coding sequence ATGAATAAAATCTTATACAAAGAGTTATCATATGAAATAGTCGGAATGGCGATGGATGTATATAATGAACTTGGATATGGATTTTTAGAAAAAGTCTATGAAAATGCTCTTATGGTTATGTTTGAAGATAAAAATATTAAAGCAGAACAACAAAAAGATATAAGTGTTAAGTTTAAAGGACGTATAGTCGGTAATTATGTTGCTGATGTTTTGGTGGAAGATAAAGTAATTTTAGAATTAAAATCTGTTTCAAAATTAGCAGACATTCATAAGGCTCAGGTGTCAAATTATTTAAAAGCAACCGGAGTTAAACTTGGTATAATTTTAAATTTTGGAAGTGAAAAATTAGAATTTCAAAGAGTTGTTCTGTAG
- a CDS encoding HlyD family efflux transporter periplasmic adaptor subunit gives MKKKLIIGAALLVTLGVAGLALNNKSEEKKVRLEKIVKGDMEESLVFEGIVEPKETLPLYVGVPAVVDKFLVNEGSEVSAGDGLLEFSAGSKMELERELQMLDLDMKSVEMQIQDLNSGSMKLELDNKQLELTRLEEEIKGMNRKLKVVSFEAQTFRQQADVKMDLLKQQGVSSVEANASLSDANRKEMELEDLKTTLDLSRQKYELMVLSYERLKRELNLQASNIKGTLKKLSLTREDLAEKLSKVGESLKSPIDGIVTGIYVEQGTPISAGARIMEIAVMGENKIKMEIPVYQAKWVVPGQKASITMRDSAEATTYEGTVKSVSKAAKVVKTGNYEDRIIEVEVSLENSSGLKPGYATTVEIAGNSREQVKLVDSIAVMEENGKNYVYVYEGEKVKKTLVEIGAKTLSKYEVLNLDEGTEIVLNTYQVKDGDRVVALKD, from the coding sequence ATGAAGAAAAAATTGATAATAGGGGCGGCCCTTTTGGTAACACTGGGAGTAGCCGGACTTGCCCTGAATAATAAATCAGAAGAAAAAAAAGTGAGGCTGGAAAAGATAGTCAAGGGAGATATGGAAGAGAGCCTCGTATTTGAAGGGATAGTAGAGCCAAAGGAGACACTTCCACTCTATGTAGGGGTGCCTGCCGTTGTGGACAAGTTTCTCGTAAACGAGGGAAGCGAAGTTTCCGCAGGGGACGGTCTGCTAGAATTCAGTGCGGGATCAAAAATGGAACTAGAGAGAGAGTTACAAATGCTGGACCTAGATATGAAAAGTGTGGAGATGCAGATACAGGATCTAAACTCAGGGTCTATGAAGCTGGAACTTGACAACAAGCAGCTAGAGCTAACCAGACTGGAAGAAGAGATAAAGGGTATGAACAGAAAACTAAAAGTAGTGTCCTTCGAAGCACAGACATTCAGACAGCAGGCAGACGTGAAGATGGATCTACTGAAGCAGCAGGGGGTATCTTCTGTGGAAGCAAACGCCTCCCTAAGCGATGCCAACAGAAAAGAGATGGAACTGGAAGATCTGAAAACTACCCTAGATCTGTCCAGGCAGAAATATGAACTCATGGTCTTAAGCTACGAAAGACTGAAAAGAGAGCTGAACCTCCAGGCAAGTAATATAAAAGGAACTTTGAAAAAATTATCTCTCACAAGAGAAGATCTGGCAGAAAAGCTGTCCAAGGTAGGGGAATCTCTGAAGTCACCTATAGACGGAATAGTGACAGGAATATATGTAGAACAGGGGACGCCTATATCAGCAGGAGCCAGAATCATGGAGATAGCTGTAATGGGAGAAAATAAGATAAAAATGGAGATACCTGTGTACCAGGCTAAGTGGGTAGTTCCCGGGCAAAAGGCAAGCATCACCATGAGGGATTCTGCAGAGGCCACAACCTATGAAGGAACTGTAAAAAGTGTGTCCAAGGCTGCCAAGGTTGTAAAGACAGGAAACTATGAGGACAGGATTATAGAGGTGGAAGTATCCCTAGAAAACTCCAGCGGTCTGAAGCCGGGGTATGCAACTACCGTGGAGATAGCAGGAAACAGCAGAGAGCAGGTAAAACTGGTGGACTCCATAGCTGTAATGGAAGAAAACGGAAAGAATTATGTCTATGTCTATGAGGGAGAAAAGGTAAAGAAGACTCTTGTGGAGATAGGTGCAAAGACCTTGTCTAAATATGAGGTGCTAAACCTAGACGAGGGAACAGAGATAGTACTAAACACTTATCAGGTGAAGGACGGAGATCGTGTAGTAGCACTAAAAGACTAA
- a CDS encoding TolC family protein: MKKNKILTAAFLAVSLVSFSETRMDLNAVLQEIDKNNPEMKIQNLETKVTDLEVKKSFKSMLPQLTLTVNEELVEDSSAEKNQWDIDGVGPQRVKAYIPIYTGGKLTAYYDKAKLSREIAKKDVSLVRHEIEEKAIETYFQVLNLRKQKEIAQMVLDTLNKQRDRLEKLFDNGMLVPKSEVLKVKSDIISNEAIKMRRSEEQRTAEEELFLLLGRSLDSNIELEEFSPEAIDLSLFDPNRDLNAAMGSGSYASKERLVAEKSESDLKIAKSALLPTIYLNSEYRLDKDDDEYSDYQVTAVASWKIFGWGSTWDDVRQKETKLEQAEIKRDRNLEEIKLNIRNKYRDIKTLYTEVDSQGTKLELEKENMRIDNLRYVNGMVSSLDYLNSVNRLKSAEEKYYSLQRELVLAVREYENLLK, from the coding sequence ATGAAGAAAAACAAAATATTAACAGCAGCTTTTTTAGCCGTTTCTTTGGTAAGTTTTTCAGAAACTAGGATGGATCTTAATGCAGTTCTACAAGAGATAGATAAAAATAACCCTGAAATGAAAATACAAAATTTGGAAACTAAGGTCACAGATTTAGAAGTAAAAAAAAGTTTTAAAAGTATGCTCCCTCAATTAACCCTTACAGTAAATGAAGAACTGGTAGAAGACTCTTCTGCAGAGAAAAATCAGTGGGATATAGATGGAGTGGGACCTCAAAGGGTGAAGGCCTACATACCTATATACACAGGGGGGAAATTGACGGCATATTATGATAAAGCAAAACTTTCCCGTGAGATAGCCAAAAAAGATGTCAGTCTCGTGAGACATGAGATAGAGGAAAAGGCCATAGAGACATACTTTCAGGTGCTGAACTTACGAAAACAAAAAGAGATAGCCCAGATGGTCCTAGATACACTGAATAAGCAGAGAGACAGGCTAGAGAAATTGTTTGACAACGGGATGCTGGTACCAAAGTCTGAGGTTCTCAAGGTTAAATCAGATATAATCTCAAATGAAGCCATAAAAATGAGGAGATCAGAGGAGCAGAGAACTGCAGAAGAGGAACTCTTTTTGCTTTTGGGGAGGTCTCTTGACAGCAATATAGAGCTAGAGGAGTTCTCTCCAGAGGCCATAGACCTAAGTCTCTTCGATCCCAATAGAGACCTCAATGCAGCCATGGGATCTGGAAGTTATGCCAGCAAAGAGAGGTTAGTGGCAGAGAAGTCTGAGTCAGACCTAAAAATAGCAAAATCCGCCCTTCTGCCAACGATCTATCTAAATTCAGAATACAGGCTGGATAAGGACGACGACGAGTATTCTGACTATCAGGTAACTGCAGTGGCAAGCTGGAAAATATTCGGGTGGGGAAGTACCTGGGATGATGTGAGGCAGAAAGAAACCAAGCTAGAACAGGCAGAGATAAAACGTGACAGAAACCTAGAAGAGATAAAGCTAAACATCAGAAACAAGTACAGAGATATAAAGACTCTTTATACAGAGGTAGATTCACAGGGAACAAAGCTAGAACTTGAAAAAGAAAACATGAGAATAGACAACCTGAGATATGTAAACGGAATGGTAAGTTCGCTAGACTATCTCAATTCTGTAAACAGGCTAAAGAGTGCAGAGGAGAAGTATTACTCACTCCAGAGAGAGCTGGTTCTGGCAGTGAGAGAATACGAGAACCTTCTTAAATAA
- a CDS encoding CpsB/CapC family capsule biosynthesis tyrosine phosphatase, translating to MIDLHCHILHGIDDGSNSLEESIKMARSAYEIGYRKICCTSHYGFGKYENKNYKKKISELSETLKSEGIPIEIYSGNELYLDLEGMRALVNGEVNTLGNSRYVLLEGVPGMTSDSLIGAIEKVIQSGYKPVLAHVERCFFLKMSDVEKLEEMGVVLQVNLSSFSDALKKRTTALLEKRLIHIVASDSHGTGRRSYEDADAGLKELKKIVGKDRMELLTRINPKRILEDCQIEGGGNEEKQNINSSFFSRFFGKFFRN from the coding sequence ATGATAGACCTGCACTGCCATATACTTCACGGAATAGATGACGGGTCAAACAGCCTGGAAGAATCCATAAAGATGGCAAGGTCAGCCTATGAAATAGGCTATAGAAAGATATGCTGCACTTCTCACTATGGGTTCGGAAAGTATGAGAACAAAAACTATAAAAAGAAAATATCGGAATTGTCAGAGACTCTGAAAAGTGAAGGTATTCCCATTGAGATATACAGCGGCAATGAACTCTACCTGGATCTGGAAGGGATGAGGGCACTGGTAAATGGGGAGGTAAACACTCTGGGAAACAGCAGGTATGTCCTCCTAGAGGGGGTGCCCGGTATGACTTCGGACTCCCTAATTGGAGCTATAGAAAAAGTTATTCAGTCGGGATACAAGCCTGTGCTGGCACATGTGGAAAGGTGTTTCTTTCTCAAAATGAGTGACGTTGAGAAGTTGGAGGAGATGGGAGTTGTCTTGCAGGTAAATCTCAGCTCATTCTCTGACGCACTAAAGAAAAGAACCACCGCCCTGCTTGAAAAAAGACTAATTCATATAGTGGCATCTGATTCCCACGGAACAGGAAGAAGAAGCTATGAGGATGCAGATGCCGGTCTAAAAGAACTGAAAAAAATAGTAGGAAAAGACAGGATGGAACTTCTGACTAGGATAAATCCCAAGAGGATATTGGAAGACTGTCAAATAGAAGGGGGAGGAAATGAAGAAAAACAAAATATTAACAGCAGCTTTTTTAGCCGTTTCTTTGGTAAGTTTTTCAGAAACTAG
- a CDS encoding CpsD/CapB family tyrosine-protein kinase, whose amino-acid sequence MAKRKLFFNIDGQGPIAESLRVLRTNIHFIDEKQKKTVVVTSSIPKEGKSFIAANYAMSEAMVGQRVLLIDCDLRRPRAHSSFGIEEHHGLGDILMGDKKVQDVIVKEVEKNLDLLPTKHLEHNVTELLQSKKMELLLKELQESYDLVVIDTAPLMVATDAAILSKSSDGIIFVNGYDMASKKELMYAKEILSSAGANIYGMVVNRIDNSGYGYGYKSHGYYNYNYKYYQEYVKEDK is encoded by the coding sequence ATGGCAAAAAGAAAACTTTTTTTTAACATAGACGGGCAGGGGCCAATAGCAGAATCTCTGAGAGTACTGAGGACAAATATTCACTTTATAGATGAAAAACAGAAGAAAACAGTAGTTGTGACAAGCTCTATTCCAAAAGAGGGGAAGAGTTTTATCGCAGCAAACTATGCCATGAGTGAGGCCATGGTTGGACAAAGGGTACTTCTCATAGATTGTGACCTGAGAAGGCCGAGAGCCCATTCCAGCTTTGGAATAGAGGAGCATCATGGACTTGGAGATATCCTTATGGGTGATAAAAAAGTCCAAGATGTAATTGTGAAAGAGGTGGAGAAGAATCTAGACCTGCTTCCTACAAAACATCTAGAGCACAATGTTACTGAACTTTTACAGAGCAAGAAAATGGAGCTGTTGCTGAAGGAACTGCAAGAAAGTTACGACCTTGTGGTTATTGATACTGCACCCCTTATGGTAGCAACAGATGCAGCGATACTATCAAAATCATCAGACGGAATAATATTTGTAAATGGATATGATATGGCGTCCAAGAAAGAACTGATGTACGCAAAAGAGATACTGTCCAGTGCGGGAGCAAATATTTATGGAATGGTTGTAAACAGGATAGATAATAGCGGATATGGATACGGCTACAAAAGTCACGGCTACTACAACTACAACTACAAATATTATCAGGAATATGTAAAGGAAGATAAGTAA
- a CDS encoding Wzz/FepE/Etk N-terminal domain-containing protein, producing MSRKRSVDEDYAMDWEDNDDEIELMDLLFILVRRWKLITIVAVPVLALGIVYALLKPAMYKAETTLMVSSGQIYSVEKLDNSEISKNQKLVSSYTEVARSKSIMKNVIKRLGLEEGPETIAKLVKVSPIEDTEFIKISYMDRNARKATLMVNEVSKEFMLKIRDLMNFENLKIVEQAEIPTKPESRKRALIVAVSGVLGIMLGVFAAFLMEFIHSNVKKPEDLQKIMGCKIIANVPDFEKIEAEVKK from the coding sequence ATGTCTAGAAAAAGAAGTGTTGACGAAGACTACGCAATGGATTGGGAAGATAACGATGACGAAATAGAGCTAATGGATCTGCTGTTTATTCTTGTAAGAAGATGGAAGCTGATAACTATTGTAGCAGTACCTGTGTTGGCTTTGGGTATTGTATATGCCTTATTAAAACCTGCCATGTACAAGGCTGAGACGACTCTCATGGTTTCGAGCGGGCAGATATACTCTGTGGAAAAACTGGACAACTCTGAAATATCAAAAAACCAAAAGCTGGTATCATCTTATACAGAAGTGGCTAGAAGCAAGAGTATCATGAAAAATGTAATCAAAAGGCTAGGACTGGAAGAGGGACCAGAAACTATCGCAAAGCTAGTAAAAGTTTCGCCTATAGAGGATACAGAGTTTATAAAGATAAGCTATATGGACAGAAATGCCAGGAAGGCAACTCTCATGGTAAATGAAGTATCAAAAGAGTTTATGCTAAAAATAAGAGATCTGATGAATTTTGAAAATTTGAAAATAGTGGAACAGGCTGAAATACCTACAAAACCTGAGTCTAGAAAGAGGGCTTTAATCGTTGCTGTATCTGGTGTACTTGGAATTATGCTAGGAGTATTCGCAGCATTTTTGATGGAGTTTATACACAGCAATGTGAAAAAGCCAGAGGACCTTCAAAAAATAATGGGATGCAAAATTATTGCCAATGTCCCTGATTTTGAAAAAATAGAAGCAGAGGTGAAAAAATAA
- a CDS encoding immune inhibitor A domain-containing protein, with protein MKKTILFFLFFFILYTKPISTSKMMLRPLIILMEFPDYKHTQLEKKETSLVNGRSGRNFTPELYSKMFYKKPTYTGSDGRNYITAAAYFNLESGKSFDLIGSKEDIYGWYTAKNNISHYGENLPKVGDRINASKLVPEAIEHLLDKTIDFSKYDLNSDGIIDSIFIIHAGKGEQWDNFLGHDAIWSFSNKFSDINNEKPYLFKDHNNKIWKIDKFSIIEQDVPLDLFLHEIGHSLGLHDLYTHDSPVAYWSIMGDIYCGKITGTLPNSFGAYPRFFLQNKFQNQGFISNWANIKEFYLNDLIKNPQEIFLFPSGDKKRVNLIKINLDHSSKTKSKNISSERYYLLEWRNNEKDGIDSGLNYNLEKIPYQGGLIIWYIDESMVDKDGKFSQELFRGKRFATVIDSDPSPVFKVENNTFSIHNSNKYNMYDAAFSLRNTPPILFPQNKTGFYHNNLVYSPYFYSLGSISPQYKKYKSTILPKEDIKILITEDHVSFGKIAFYSGSINKIYDKLEVFIGKNYFLIKSPSTYELDAVVARVNSKNEISERKNIDLEKIHSGLFKGTFVDSSGSWHLEYIREFRPNEYRCIYNSKFTNGWGFVEKNINTK; from the coding sequence ATGAAAAAAACTATTTTGTTCTTTTTATTTTTTTTCATTTTATATACGAAGCCCATATCCACTAGTAAAATGATGTTGAGACCCCTTATCATATTAATGGAATTCCCCGACTACAAACATACCCAATTGGAAAAAAAAGAAACTTCCCTTGTAAACGGACGTAGTGGAAGGAATTTTACACCTGAACTATATTCAAAAATGTTTTATAAAAAACCAACCTACACTGGATCTGACGGTCGAAATTATATCACTGCTGCTGCCTATTTCAATTTAGAATCAGGAAAAAGCTTTGATCTAATAGGATCCAAAGAAGATATTTACGGATGGTATACAGCAAAAAATAACATCTCCCATTACGGGGAAAACCTCCCTAAAGTTGGAGATAGAATTAACGCCTCTAAACTCGTTCCCGAAGCTATAGAGCATCTTTTAGATAAAACAATTGATTTTTCAAAATATGACTTGAACAGCGACGGTATAATAGATAGCATCTTTATAATACATGCTGGAAAAGGAGAACAATGGGACAACTTTTTAGGTCATGATGCCATTTGGTCTTTTTCCAACAAATTTAGTGACATTAATAATGAAAAACCTTATCTCTTCAAAGATCATAACAATAAAATTTGGAAAATTGATAAATTTTCAATTATAGAACAAGACGTGCCTTTGGATCTGTTTTTACATGAGATCGGGCATTCTCTAGGCTTGCACGACCTCTATACCCATGATTCTCCAGTTGCATACTGGTCCATTATGGGGGATATCTATTGTGGAAAAATAACAGGAACTCTCCCAAACTCTTTCGGGGCATATCCCAGATTTTTCTTACAAAATAAATTTCAAAATCAGGGATTCATATCAAACTGGGCAAATATAAAAGAGTTCTATTTAAATGATCTTATAAAAAATCCTCAAGAGATTTTCCTCTTTCCTTCTGGGGATAAAAAAAGAGTTAATCTCATAAAAATAAACTTGGACCACAGCTCCAAGACCAAGTCAAAAAATATAAGTTCTGAAAGATATTACCTTTTGGAATGGCGAAACAACGAAAAAGACGGTATAGATTCAGGCTTGAACTATAATCTTGAAAAAATACCGTATCAAGGTGGACTAATAATATGGTATATCGATGAATCCATGGTTGATAAAGATGGAAAGTTTTCTCAGGAATTGTTCAGAGGAAAAAGGTTTGCTACAGTAATAGATTCAGATCCCTCTCCAGTTTTCAAGGTAGAAAACAACACTTTTTCAATTCATAATTCAAATAAGTATAATATGTATGATGCTGCTTTTTCTCTTAGGAATACTCCCCCTATACTATTTCCCCAAAACAAAACCGGATTTTATCACAATAATCTTGTTTATTCTCCCTACTTCTATTCTCTAGGCAGTATCAGCCCGCAGTACAAAAAATACAAAAGCACCATTCTTCCAAAAGAAGATATCAAAATTCTTATAACTGAAGACCATGTTTCATTTGGAAAAATAGCTTTCTACTCAGGAAGTATAAACAAAATTTACGATAAATTAGAGGTTTTTATTGGTAAAAATTATTTTCTTATTAAATCTCCATCTACTTATGAACTTGACGCCGTTGTTGCAAGGGTGAACTCCAAGAATGAAATTTCAGAAAGAAAAAATATAGATTTAGAAAAAATACACTCTGGTCTTTTTAAAGGTACATTTGTAGACAGTAGCGGTTCCTGGCATCTCGAATACATTCGAGAATTCAGACCCAATGAATACAGATGCATTTATAATAGTAAATTTACAAATGGTTGGGGTTTTGTTGAGAAAAATATAAACACAAAATGA
- a CDS encoding dihydrofolate reductase: MVSLIAAFDENRVIGKNNKLPWHIPEEMEKFKKITMGNVVIMGRKTFEGIGKPLAGRINMVITEDQNFHCEGIDVFHSVEKALKEALKLQREVFFIGGASIYRQVADLVDKLYISYIHGKYDGDSYFPEIKLEKFRIIKEENHDGFDYKEYIRKTPAV, encoded by the coding sequence ATGGTGAGTTTGATAGCGGCCTTTGATGAAAACAGAGTTATCGGTAAAAATAACAAGCTGCCCTGGCATATTCCAGAGGAGATGGAGAAATTTAAAAAAATCACCATGGGTAATGTTGTGATCATGGGAAGGAAAACCTTTGAAGGGATCGGTAAACCCCTTGCAGGAAGAATAAACATGGTGATCACAGAAGATCAAAACTTTCATTGCGAGGGGATAGATGTTTTCCACAGTGTGGAAAAAGCCCTAAAGGAAGCTCTAAAACTTCAAAGGGAAGTATTTTTTATCGGAGGGGCAAGTATATACCGTCAGGTGGCAGACCTTGTTGATAAACTCTATATATCATATATTCATGGAAAGTATGACGGTGACTCGTATTTTCCAGAAATAAAATTAGAAAAATTCCGGATTATAAAAGAAGAGAATCATGATGGTTTTGATTATAAAGAGTATATAAGGAAAACCCCGGCTGTTTAG
- the hydG gene encoding [FeFe] hydrogenase H-cluster radical SAM maturase HydG — MKKTWKDEVEEKSFINGELIETLLEKNMNPSEADFELVMEKAKKQERLSIDDVSILLNSDQKDRVDKIFSLAKDIKEKVYGNRVVLFAPLYIGNKCTNSCTYCGFQVTNDIMRKTLSLEEVKQEVEALIDEGHKRVIMVYGTHPDYPAEYIRDTVKKAYTVKKGNGEIRRVNINASPMDEEDYKIVKEAGIGTYQIFQETYHEETYKKVHPRGEKSNFKWRLFGLSRAMKAGIDDVGIGALFGLYKWKFEVMGLMQHVEHLETNFGVGPHTISFPRLNEATGSKKDPEYIVGDMELKRIIAILRLAVPYTGLILTARENAELRRECMTLGVSQIDAGTQIELQGYSKKKEEQDLSKEQFKIGDTRSLDEVMRELMSSGFTPSFCTACYRLGRTGEHFMEFSKPGFIHHFCTPNAILTLAEYLEDYAGEETKAVGYSLILEQIEKSELLPEIKETLKDKLEKIKKGERDLYY, encoded by the coding sequence ATGAAGAAAACCTGGAAAGATGAAGTAGAAGAGAAAAGTTTTATAAATGGTGAGCTCATAGAAACTCTTTTAGAAAAAAATATGAATCCGTCAGAAGCTGATTTTGAGCTTGTAATGGAAAAGGCGAAAAAACAGGAGAGACTTTCCATCGATGATGTATCGATACTTTTAAACAGTGACCAAAAGGATAGGGTAGATAAAATATTTTCTCTGGCAAAGGATATAAAGGAAAAAGTCTATGGAAACAGGGTTGTACTTTTTGCTCCTTTATACATAGGGAACAAGTGTACCAACTCATGTACATACTGCGGATTCCAGGTGACAAACGACATAATGAGAAAGACCCTGTCCCTTGAGGAAGTGAAGCAGGAGGTAGAGGCTCTAATAGACGAGGGGCACAAGAGAGTCATCATGGTCTACGGGACGCACCCTGACTACCCTGCAGAATATATAAGAGATACGGTGAAAAAGGCCTACACCGTAAAAAAAGGTAATGGCGAAATAAGAAGGGTAAACATAAACGCCTCCCCTATGGACGAGGAAGATTACAAAATAGTAAAAGAGGCCGGCATAGGAACTTATCAGATATTCCAGGAAACCTACCACGAGGAAACTTATAAAAAGGTCCATCCAAGAGGAGAGAAATCCAACTTTAAATGGAGACTTTTCGGACTTTCCAGAGCCATGAAGGCAGGAATCGATGATGTAGGTATAGGGGCTTTATTTGGTCTTTACAAATGGAAGTTCGAGGTTATGGGACTGATGCAGCATGTGGAACACCTGGAAACCAACTTTGGAGTGGGACCTCACACCATATCATTCCCTAGACTCAATGAAGCAACTGGTTCTAAAAAAGACCCTGAGTACATCGTGGGAGATATGGAACTAAAGAGGATAATAGCCATATTAAGACTGGCAGTGCCTTATACAGGACTTATTCTAACTGCCAGAGAAAATGCAGAGCTAAGAAGAGAATGTATGACCCTTGGAGTATCTCAGATAGATGCAGGAACACAGATTGAGCTTCAGGGATACAGCAAAAAGAAAGAGGAGCAGGACCTCTCTAAGGAGCAGTTTAAAATAGGAGACACAAGGTCTCTAGATGAGGTCATGAGGGAGCTCATGTCCAGTGGCTTCACCCCCTCGTTTTGTACGGCATGCTACCGTCTAGGGAGGACAGGCGAACACTTCATGGAGTTCTCAAAGCCTGGATTCATACACCATTTCTGCACTCCTAATGCCATACTGACTCTGGCAGAGTACCTAGAGGATTACGCAGGAGAGGAAACGAAGGCGGTGGGATACAGCCTGATACTAGAACAGATAGAAAAAAGCGAACTTCTCCCTGAGATAAAGGAAACACTGAAGGATAAGCTTGAAAAGATAAAAAAAGGCGAGAGGGACCTCTATTATTAA
- a CDS encoding TM1266 family iron-only hydrogenase system putative regulator, with product MNGRIATLSIFIEKKESVKKVNDILSEFSELIISRMGIPYREKRVSVIVLILDGTNEEMSALSGRIGSLEGVSVKTAVKK from the coding sequence ATGAACGGAAGAATAGCTACACTTTCTATTTTTATTGAAAAAAAAGAGAGTGTAAAAAAGGTAAATGACATACTGTCTGAATTTTCAGAGCTTATTATCTCAAGAATGGGGATACCATACAGAGAAAAGAGGGTGTCTGTGATAGTCCTGATATTAGACGGAACCAACGAAGAGATGAGTGCGCTGTCTGGAAGAATAGGAAGTCTAGAAGGAGTATCTGTAAAGACTGCTGTGAAAAAATAA